In a single window of the Methylococcus sp. Mc7 genome:
- the hemA gene encoding glutamyl-tRNA reductase — protein sequence MAILTLGVNHTTAPVSIRERLAFPTEHLQSALRELIGLPQVGEAAILSTCNRTEVYCELEGRDQRPIVDWMRGQRQLDGQDIAQYLYSHVDAGTIRHMFRVACGLDSMILGEPQILGQMKTAYQAARDAGTAGKVLTKLFHHTFAAAKKVRTDTAIGCSPVSVAFAAIRLAQRIFDDLGDLTAILIGAGETIELTARHLSENRIGHIIIANRTFDRAHTLANQFGGFAISLEELPKHLAKADIIVASTGSPLPILGKGSIESALRSRRHKPMFIVDLAVPRDIEPEVEQLQDVYLYTVDDLQHTVEENLKTRQEAALQAEEIIDLEVEHFLAWLRAQAATETIRDVRSLAERHRDAALERALRELRRGKSAEDTLRWLADTLTNKIIHAPSSQIWQAGVNERADIVAAARELFQLKDPDT from the coding sequence ACCGGTTTCGATCAGGGAACGTCTTGCCTTTCCCACCGAGCATCTGCAATCCGCGCTGCGGGAGCTGATCGGTCTGCCGCAGGTGGGTGAGGCAGCGATCCTGTCGACCTGCAACCGTACCGAGGTGTATTGCGAGCTCGAAGGCCGCGACCAGCGGCCCATCGTCGACTGGATGCGCGGGCAGCGGCAACTCGACGGCCAGGACATCGCCCAATACCTTTACTCCCACGTCGACGCCGGCACGATCCGGCACATGTTCCGCGTCGCCTGCGGGCTGGACTCGATGATCCTGGGCGAACCGCAGATCCTCGGCCAGATGAAGACCGCCTATCAGGCGGCGCGCGACGCCGGCACCGCGGGCAAGGTTCTGACCAAGCTGTTCCACCACACCTTCGCCGCCGCCAAGAAGGTCCGCACCGACACGGCGATCGGGTGCAGCCCCGTATCCGTCGCCTTCGCCGCCATCCGGCTGGCCCAGCGCATTTTCGACGATTTGGGCGATCTGACCGCCATCCTCATCGGCGCAGGCGAAACCATCGAGCTGACCGCGCGGCACTTGAGCGAAAACCGGATCGGACACATCATCATCGCCAATCGGACCTTCGACCGCGCGCATACCCTGGCCAACCAGTTCGGCGGCTTCGCCATTTCGCTGGAAGAGCTGCCCAAGCATCTGGCCAAGGCCGACATCATCGTCGCCTCCACCGGCAGCCCCCTGCCCATTCTCGGCAAGGGCAGCATCGAGAGCGCGCTGCGGAGCCGCCGCCACAAGCCGATGTTCATCGTGGACCTGGCGGTGCCGCGGGACATCGAGCCCGAGGTCGAGCAGCTCCAGGACGTCTATCTGTACACCGTCGACGACCTGCAGCACACCGTCGAGGAGAACCTCAAGACCCGTCAGGAGGCCGCTCTGCAGGCGGAGGAAATCATCGATCTGGAAGTCGAGCATTTCCTGGCCTGGCTCAGGGCCCAGGCCGCGACCGAAACGATCCGCGACGTCCGGAGCCTGGCCGAACGGCACCGCGACGCGGCTCTGGAGCGGGCACTGCGGGAACTGCGCCGCGGCAAGAGCGCCGAAGACACCCTGCGCTGGCTGGCGGACACCCTGACCAACAAGATCATTCATGCGCCCAGCTCGCAAATCTGGCAAGCGGGCGTGAACGAACGCGCCGACATCGTCGCCGCGGCGCGCGAACTCTTTCAACTCAAAGACCCCGATACGTGA
- the prfA gene encoding peptide chain release factor 1: protein MNPSVQQKLENLSHRFEEITGLLATPEVQNDQNRFKALSREYAQLEPCVACFRRYRETLDGIEYAQALLQDQDPEVRSLAREELEAGRERCEALEQELQILLLPRDPNDERNVFLEIRAGTGGAEAAIFAGDLLRMYSRYAERQGWRTEIVGESEGEHGGYKEVVMRISGQSVYSRLKFEAGTHRVQRVPATEAQGRIHTSACTVAILPEIDEVEIDINPADLRVDTFRASGAGGQHVNRTDSAIRITHIPTGTVVECQDERSQHKNRARAMSLLQARILAAAQEKQNSEIAASRKLQVGSGDRSERIRTYNFPQGRLTDHRINLTLYRLDAIMEGDLDPVIDPLVQEHQADMLASLAES from the coding sequence GTGAATCCTTCCGTTCAGCAGAAACTCGAGAACCTGTCCCATCGCTTCGAAGAAATCACCGGCCTCCTGGCCACCCCGGAAGTCCAGAACGATCAAAACCGGTTCAAGGCCCTGAGCCGGGAATACGCCCAGCTCGAACCCTGTGTCGCCTGTTTCCGGCGCTACCGGGAAACACTGGACGGCATCGAGTACGCGCAAGCGCTGCTGCAGGATCAGGACCCCGAAGTCCGCAGCCTGGCGCGGGAGGAACTCGAAGCCGGACGCGAGCGCTGCGAAGCGCTGGAGCAGGAGCTGCAGATCCTGCTGCTGCCGCGCGATCCCAACGACGAGCGCAACGTGTTCCTCGAAATCCGGGCCGGCACCGGCGGCGCGGAAGCGGCGATCTTCGCCGGCGACCTGCTGCGCATGTACAGCCGCTACGCTGAACGGCAGGGCTGGAGGACCGAGATCGTCGGCGAGAGCGAGGGCGAGCACGGCGGCTACAAGGAGGTCGTGATGCGCATCAGCGGTCAGAGCGTCTATTCCCGGCTCAAGTTCGAAGCCGGCACCCACCGCGTCCAGCGGGTGCCTGCCACCGAAGCTCAAGGCCGCATCCATACCTCGGCCTGCACCGTGGCGATCCTCCCGGAAATCGACGAAGTCGAGATCGACATCAACCCGGCCGACCTGCGCGTCGACACCTTCCGCGCCTCGGGGGCCGGCGGCCAGCACGTGAACCGGACCGATTCGGCCATACGCATCACCCACATTCCGACCGGCACCGTGGTGGAATGCCAGGACGAGCGTTCCCAGCACAAGAACCGGGCGCGCGCCATGTCGCTGCTGCAGGCCCGCATCCTGGCCGCCGCCCAGGAGAAGCAGAATTCCGAGATCGCCGCGTCGCGAAAACTGCAAGTGGGCAGCGGCGACCGCTCCGAACGCATCCGGACCTACAACTTCCCGCAGGGGCGGCTGACCGACCACCGCATCAACCTCACGCTCTACCGGCTGGACGCCATCATGGAGGGCGACCTCGACCCGGTGATCGATCCCCTGGTGCAGGAGCATCAGGCCGACATGCTGGCCAGCCTGGCCGAAAGCTGA
- the prmC gene encoding peptide chain release factor N(5)-glutamine methyltransferase — protein sequence MPTNLLEALDAATRELGSISETARLDAEVLLAHAIGKNRAYLRAWPERLLQAEEERRFLAYLAERARGVPVAYLTGAREFWSRSFNVSPEVLIPRPETELLVELAIEAARCENRPRILDLGTGSGAIAVTLALECPDAEVWAVDVSESALALARRNADELGAKTIRFLQGSWFAPLPAGIRFDLIVSNPPYVSPTDPHLLRGDVRYEPRQALVSAEDGLQDIALIAGNAGPWLPPGGGLMFEHGFDQADAVAAILGKLGYRDVRRYRDLQGHERVTAARRAPEE from the coding sequence GTGCCCACCAACCTCCTGGAAGCGCTGGACGCCGCCACCCGCGAACTCGGCTCCATCAGCGAAACGGCCCGACTCGATGCCGAGGTGCTGCTGGCCCATGCAATCGGGAAAAACCGCGCCTATCTCAGGGCGTGGCCCGAGCGTCTGCTGCAAGCCGAAGAAGAACGGCGCTTTCTGGCGTACCTCGCGGAGCGCGCGCGTGGTGTCCCTGTCGCCTATCTGACGGGAGCACGGGAGTTCTGGTCCCGATCCTTTAACGTATCCCCCGAGGTGCTGATTCCCCGGCCGGAAACGGAGCTGCTGGTGGAGCTTGCCATCGAGGCGGCCCGTTGCGAAAACCGTCCCCGCATCCTCGATCTGGGCACCGGAAGCGGCGCCATTGCCGTGACCCTGGCTCTGGAGTGTCCGGACGCCGAAGTCTGGGCGGTGGATGTCAGCGAATCCGCGCTCGCACTCGCCCGCCGCAATGCGGACGAACTCGGCGCCAAAACGATCCGGTTCCTGCAGGGCAGCTGGTTCGCCCCGCTGCCGGCGGGTATCCGCTTCGACCTGATCGTCAGCAACCCTCCTTATGTCAGCCCAACCGACCCGCACCTGCTGCGCGGCGATGTCCGCTACGAACCCCGCCAAGCCCTGGTATCCGCGGAGGACGGCCTGCAAGACATCGCCCTGATCGCCGGAAATGCCGGCCCGTGGTTGCCCCCCGGCGGCGGGCTGATGTTCGAGCACGGCTTCGACCAGGCCGACGCGGTCGCCGCGATCCTCGGCAAACTGGGCTACCGCGACGTCCGCCGGTATCGCGATCTGCAGGGCCACGAACGCGTCACCGCGGCAAGGCGGGCCCCCGAGGAGTGA
- a CDS encoding class I SAM-dependent rRNA methyltransferase: MSELSVLRLKKNEERRLRAGHLWVFSNEVDGEKTPLKRFAPGEYVVVEDSRQQPLGLAYVNPESLICARLLSRDHRVAIDHAFLLKRLSRALHLREMLFAKPYYRLLYGESDGLPGLVIDRLGDVLALQASTFGAEQLQEPVMEVLDKLLSPRTMVLKNTSSLRQFEKLENYVRVLGKPLEGPVPIEENGARFLVDPVGGQKTGWFFDHRQNRAVVAQLAKCQRVLDLFSYTGGWGVQAALGGAESVDCVDSSESALALAAENARLNGVADRMGFIRQDVFEFLKQLRHKRQRYDLIVVDPPALIKRKKDIKAGVEAYHRLNQAAMQVLNPGGVLVSASCSFNLPRSTLHDILRTSSRHLDRHLVILGQGCQGPDHPVHPAIPETEYLKTFFCHLSMPL; this comes from the coding sequence ATGTCTGAATTGTCGGTATTGCGGCTGAAGAAAAACGAGGAGCGCCGTTTGCGGGCGGGGCACCTGTGGGTCTTCAGCAACGAGGTGGATGGCGAAAAGACGCCGCTCAAGCGTTTCGCGCCCGGTGAATACGTGGTGGTGGAGGACTCTCGCCAACAGCCGCTGGGCTTGGCTTACGTCAACCCGGAATCGCTGATCTGCGCGCGGCTCCTGAGCCGCGACCACCGCGTGGCGATCGACCATGCCTTCCTGCTGAAGCGGTTGAGCCGGGCTTTGCATCTGCGCGAGATGCTTTTCGCCAAGCCTTATTACCGCTTGCTGTATGGCGAAAGCGACGGCCTGCCCGGCTTGGTGATCGACCGCCTGGGCGACGTGCTGGCGCTGCAGGCCAGCACGTTCGGCGCGGAGCAGCTCCAGGAGCCGGTGATGGAGGTGCTCGACAAGCTGCTTTCACCCCGCACCATGGTGCTGAAGAACACTTCGAGCCTGCGCCAGTTCGAGAAGCTCGAGAATTACGTACGGGTGCTGGGCAAGCCGCTCGAAGGTCCGGTACCGATCGAGGAGAACGGCGCCCGCTTCCTGGTCGATCCCGTGGGAGGGCAGAAGACCGGCTGGTTCTTCGACCATCGCCAGAACCGGGCCGTGGTGGCGCAATTGGCCAAATGCCAGCGCGTGCTCGACCTGTTCTCCTATACCGGAGGCTGGGGCGTGCAGGCGGCTTTGGGAGGGGCGGAATCCGTGGATTGCGTGGACAGCTCCGAGTCAGCGCTTGCGCTCGCCGCGGAAAACGCCAGGCTCAACGGCGTGGCGGATCGGATGGGTTTCATCCGGCAGGATGTTTTCGAGTTCCTGAAGCAGCTTCGGCACAAGCGCCAGCGCTACGATTTGATCGTGGTGGACCCTCCCGCCCTCATCAAGCGCAAGAAGGACATCAAGGCGGGCGTGGAGGCCTACCACCGCCTCAACCAGGCGGCCATGCAAGTGCTGAACCCCGGCGGAGTCCTGGTTTCGGCGTCCTGCTCATTCAACCTGCCGCGCTCCACCCTGCACGACATACTGCGTACCAGCAGCCGGCATCTGGACCGGCATCTGGTCATCCTGGGTCAGGGTTGCCAGGGGCCGGACCATCCGGTCCATCCCGCGATTCCGGAAACGGAATACCTAAAGACCTTCTTCTGCCACCTGTCGATGCCGCTCTAG
- a CDS encoding DUF3426 domain-containing protein: MFTRCPSCGTAYGISVRQLREGRGVMLCDHCGRVFNALPGLEESVPDSFSQLPKGGSGRWFGGWRRGYDEPARPGLFLRLAWSVGSIVLTIALLGQVAYFGSTRFAQDEAMRPWLVMLCDAVGCQVPPYSDVESIQIVERTLRPVPATGGYEFRLVMANQSTAAQVFPSIVLRVVDRQGKPAAGRVFSPAEYLPKGSGLSMMPVGKSLEVRLDLAKPDRDISGFTFELI, encoded by the coding sequence GTGTTTACCCGCTGTCCTTCCTGCGGTACGGCTTACGGCATCTCGGTGCGCCAGCTCCGGGAAGGGCGCGGTGTCATGCTCTGCGATCATTGCGGCCGCGTTTTCAATGCCCTGCCGGGGCTGGAGGAGAGCGTCCCCGATTCGTTCTCGCAGCTGCCGAAAGGCGGGTCGGGACGCTGGTTCGGGGGATGGAGGAGGGGTTACGACGAGCCGGCCCGTCCGGGTTTGTTTTTGCGGCTGGCGTGGAGCGTCGGCAGCATCGTCTTGACGATAGCCCTGCTCGGTCAGGTGGCGTATTTCGGCAGCACGCGTTTCGCCCAGGACGAGGCCATGCGGCCATGGCTGGTGATGCTGTGCGATGCGGTGGGTTGCCAGGTCCCACCGTACAGCGACGTCGAATCGATCCAGATCGTGGAGCGGACCCTGCGGCCGGTGCCCGCCACCGGCGGCTATGAATTCCGGCTGGTCATGGCCAACCAGTCCACGGCGGCCCAGGTGTTTCCGTCGATCGTCCTGCGGGTGGTCGACCGGCAGGGGAAGCCGGCGGCGGGCAGGGTGTTTTCGCCGGCAGAGTACCTCCCGAAGGGGAGTGGCCTGTCCATGATGCCGGTCGGCAAATCTCTTGAAGTCCGTCTGGATTTGGCGAAGCCGGATCGGGACATCAGCGGTTTCACCTTCGAATTGATCTGA
- the prmA gene encoding 50S ribosomal protein L11 methyltransferase produces the protein MWQQLMVTVDEDLAEEVSDALMDAGALSVSFLDAGDQALFEPPLGTTPVWAQTRVVGLFEEGGDLAATRSALGRRFGEVRLRDWSEEALADQAWERAWLEHFRPMHFGSRLWVCPTGFTVEETDSVVMLLDPGLAFGTGTHPTTALCLEWLDAADLHGATVVDYGCGSGILGIAAALLGASSVHAVDIDPQALVATVDNARKNAVEDKIETSLPDRLSSFESDIVLANILANPLMELAAELRSRVRPGGRIVLSGILAEQADAVASVYAGKGFEMEPAVFGEGWARLAGVRRA, from the coding sequence ATGTGGCAGCAGTTGATGGTGACCGTCGACGAGGATCTGGCCGAGGAGGTATCGGATGCGCTGATGGACGCGGGCGCGCTGTCCGTCAGTTTCCTGGACGCCGGCGACCAGGCGCTGTTCGAGCCTCCGCTCGGGACGACCCCGGTGTGGGCGCAAACCCGGGTGGTGGGCCTGTTCGAGGAGGGCGGCGATTTGGCGGCGACCCGCTCGGCGCTCGGCCGGCGGTTCGGCGAGGTAAGGCTTCGGGACTGGAGCGAGGAAGCGCTGGCCGACCAGGCCTGGGAGCGAGCCTGGCTCGAACATTTCCGCCCCATGCATTTCGGCAGCCGGTTGTGGGTCTGCCCGACCGGATTCACGGTCGAGGAAACCGATTCGGTGGTGATGCTGCTGGATCCGGGACTGGCTTTCGGCACCGGGACCCACCCGACCACCGCTTTGTGCCTGGAATGGCTGGACGCGGCGGATTTGCACGGCGCGACCGTGGTGGACTACGGCTGCGGTTCCGGCATCCTCGGCATCGCCGCGGCGCTGCTGGGTGCCTCCTCCGTCCATGCCGTCGACATCGATCCGCAGGCGCTGGTGGCCACCGTCGACAATGCGCGGAAGAACGCCGTCGAGGACAAGATCGAGACTTCCCTGCCGGACCGGCTGTCCTCTTTCGAGAGCGACATCGTATTGGCGAATATCCTGGCCAATCCGTTGATGGAACTGGCCGCTGAATTGCGGTCGCGGGTACGCCCCGGCGGCCGGATCGTGCTCTCCGGCATCCTGGCCGAGCAGGCGGATGCCGTGGCCTCCGTTTATGCGGGGAAAGGCTTTGAAATGGAGCCCGCCGTGTTTGGCGAAGGCTGGGCCCGGCTCGCCGGGGTAAGACGGGCCTAA
- the accC gene encoding acetyl-CoA carboxylase biotin carboxylase subunit, with amino-acid sequence MLGKVVIANRGEIALRILRACRELGIKAVAVHSEADRDLKHVRLADESVCIGPAASRDSYLNVPAIISAAEVTDSLAIHPGYGFLSENADFAEKVIQSGFIFIGPRPETIRLMGDKVCAIEAMKKAGIPTLPGSDGPLGSGEEENLAIARRIGFPIIIKASGGGGGRGMRVVHSEANLAAAIDLTRSEAGAAFGNDMVYMEKFLENPRHIEFQVIADSHGNVVHLGERDCSTQRRHQKVVEEAPAPGITQAQRDEMGMRCVQACKEIGYLGAGTFEFLYQDGQFYFIEMNTRVQVEHPVTEMVTGFDIVKEQLRIAAGEPLSIRQAEVEMRGHAIECRINAEDPANFMPSPGLIEQFHMPGGPGIRVETHIYNGYRVPPYYDSMIGKLIAHGETRAGAIARMRTALNEMVIGGIKCNIPLLLDIVNDGAFEAGGQNIHYLEQKLGLKH; translated from the coding sequence ATGCTAGGTAAAGTCGTCATCGCCAATCGCGGCGAAATCGCTTTGCGTATCCTCCGGGCCTGCCGCGAACTTGGCATCAAGGCCGTCGCCGTGCATTCCGAGGCGGACCGCGATCTGAAACACGTGCGCCTGGCCGACGAGTCGGTCTGCATCGGACCGGCCGCGTCCCGCGACAGCTATCTGAATGTTCCCGCCATCATCAGCGCCGCCGAGGTCACCGATTCTCTCGCGATCCACCCCGGCTACGGCTTCTTGTCCGAAAACGCCGACTTCGCCGAGAAGGTGATCCAGAGCGGATTCATCTTCATCGGTCCGAGGCCGGAAACCATCCGCCTCATGGGCGACAAGGTCTGTGCCATCGAAGCGATGAAAAAGGCCGGGATCCCCACTCTGCCGGGCTCGGACGGTCCGCTCGGCAGCGGCGAAGAAGAGAATCTGGCGATCGCCAGGCGGATAGGTTTTCCCATCATCATCAAGGCCTCCGGCGGCGGCGGGGGGCGCGGAATGCGGGTCGTGCACAGCGAGGCCAATCTTGCCGCCGCCATCGATCTGACCCGGAGCGAGGCCGGCGCGGCGTTCGGGAACGACATGGTTTACATGGAGAAGTTCCTGGAGAATCCGCGCCACATCGAGTTTCAGGTGATCGCGGATTCGCACGGCAACGTGGTTCATCTGGGCGAGCGCGACTGCTCGACCCAGCGCCGCCATCAGAAGGTCGTGGAAGAAGCGCCGGCGCCCGGCATCACTCAGGCGCAGCGGGACGAGATGGGCATGCGTTGCGTGCAGGCCTGCAAGGAGATCGGGTATCTCGGCGCCGGCACCTTCGAATTCCTCTACCAGGACGGCCAGTTCTATTTCATCGAAATGAACACCCGGGTCCAGGTCGAGCATCCCGTGACCGAAATGGTCACCGGCTTCGACATCGTCAAGGAGCAGCTGCGGATCGCCGCCGGCGAGCCGCTTTCGATCCGTCAGGCGGAGGTGGAGATGCGCGGGCACGCCATCGAATGCCGCATCAACGCGGAGGACCCGGCCAACTTCATGCCGTCGCCGGGGTTGATCGAGCAGTTCCATATGCCGGGCGGGCCGGGTATCCGTGTCGAGACCCACATCTACAACGGCTATCGCGTGCCGCCGTATTACGACTCGATGATCGGCAAGCTGATCGCCCATGGCGAAACCCGCGCCGGAGCGATCGCCCGGATGCGCACGGCCTTGAACGAGATGGTGATCGGCGGAATCAAGTGCAACATTCCGCTGCTGCTCGATATCGTCAACGATGGTGCCTTCGAGGCGGGCGGACAGAACATCCATTACCTGGAGCAGAAGCTGGGGCTCAAGCACTAA